The following coding sequences are from one Treponema bryantii window:
- a CDS encoding TOTE conflict system archaeo-eukaryotic primase domain-containing protein translates to MELKDYLETLSKEDLISLLKDLSDTNPSVKNYLSEKQNAFQTQQDQNETILPSTDTLFNQSHIINRQSSPQEKINLFKSLFSGREDVFALRWFNAKSNKSGYSPVCGNKWLSGKCDLKKYSCATCPFKLPVALTDNYIYNHLAGRDEFCRDVIGLYPLMEGNLCKFLVMDFDSHATKNHPTWKDDILAVHKTFSDFGINSYIEISRSGNGGHLWIFFEENISARLARNLGTAIIKASMQKRHSIPFESFDRFFPNQDETPKGEYGNLIALPLQGRAVKVGYSLFVNESFVPYEDQWAFLSSVQKISEKLVRKTINEIEKSLPDFVERDESEYLQKKSNITNSISSDNKESLSQSDFSSTVKIILSNYVKIRKNGVSEKALGVLRRTAVFLNPEYFKNLRMHLPLYNIPRYIDCSKENDDYLLLPRGNLPKVIEKIEEANAKYEITDEREIGQEINLHFIAELYDEQNDALKALLEKDAGILSAGTGFGKTVVASSLIAERKTNTLILVQSHALLEQWKKAIKQFLDFTPGTIAAGKDKSTGIVDIAIVNSLIEKGSDEVKPRSYKYGMLIVDECHHVSAFSTENLVASFKAKYVYGLTATPIRRDGHQKIIFYQCGSVLYSTTTKQMNEAQDFAHYFIPRFSSFHYVPELTDSDSKNPSINQYYEKLISNSVRNELIIEDVKNAVKTGRTPLILSERIEHLYLLYEQLADSAQNVIFITGRGTQKQKNEILEKLRAVPSDESLIILATGKYAGEGFDYPRIDTLMLAMPFSWKGTLAQYCGRLHRNFAGKNEVQIFDYVDYRIPVFDRMYQNRLKGYNHLGYSIKPNISENAETATESKLYSAEDYKSDFNKDILSATSKIIISVPYLSKAEVQDFVLSSTALLVKGANIQILVRKQDDEAKQKKIDPCIKMLENIGIKVIEQENASQKIAIIDEKILWYGNINFLGYTENEECCMRIVDNKIASEIEVEILK, encoded by the coding sequence ATGGAGCTAAAAGACTATCTTGAAACCCTATCCAAAGAAGATTTGATTTCTCTGTTGAAGGACTTGTCTGATACAAATCCTTCTGTCAAAAACTATCTTTCAGAAAAACAAAATGCTTTTCAAACTCAACAAGATCAAAATGAGACTATATTACCTTCAACGGATACTCTTTTCAATCAGTCCCATATAATCAATCGTCAAAGCTCACCACAAGAAAAAATCAATTTGTTCAAATCTTTGTTCTCTGGCAGAGAGGATGTTTTTGCACTTCGCTGGTTCAATGCAAAATCTAACAAAAGCGGATATTCTCCAGTCTGTGGTAATAAATGGCTTTCTGGAAAATGTGACTTAAAGAAATATTCCTGTGCAACTTGTCCATTCAAATTACCAGTGGCGTTGACTGATAATTACATTTACAATCACCTTGCAGGTCGTGACGAGTTTTGCCGCGATGTTATCGGCCTCTATCCTCTTATGGAAGGAAATCTATGTAAGTTTCTTGTGATGGATTTTGATTCGCATGCAACTAAAAATCACCCCACTTGGAAAGATGATATACTTGCAGTTCATAAAACTTTTTCTGATTTTGGAATTAATAGTTATATTGAGATATCTCGTTCTGGGAATGGTGGCCATTTATGGATTTTCTTTGAAGAAAATATTTCTGCCAGACTTGCAAGAAATCTTGGAACTGCAATTATAAAAGCTTCAATGCAAAAACGACATTCAATTCCATTTGAAAGCTTTGATAGATTTTTTCCAAATCAGGATGAAACTCCAAAAGGCGAATATGGCAATCTTATCGCGCTTCCTCTGCAAGGGAGAGCCGTAAAAGTAGGTTACTCTCTTTTTGTTAATGAAAGTTTTGTACCTTATGAAGATCAATGGGCTTTTTTATCTTCAGTACAAAAAATCTCAGAGAAACTTGTACGAAAAACCATAAATGAAATTGAAAAGTCACTTCCAGATTTTGTTGAAAGGGATGAATCAGAATATTTGCAAAAGAAGAGTAATATAACTAACAGTATTTCTTCAGATAATAAGGAATCATTAAGTCAATCTGATTTTTCTTCCACGGTCAAAATTATACTTTCAAACTATGTAAAAATACGAAAGAACGGTGTATCAGAAAAAGCATTGGGAGTCTTAAGGCGTACAGCAGTTTTTCTTAATCCCGAATATTTTAAAAATCTTAGGATGCATCTGCCTCTTTATAACATTCCCAGATACATTGATTGCTCAAAAGAAAATGATGATTATCTCTTGCTTCCTCGAGGAAATCTTCCAAAGGTGATTGAAAAGATTGAAGAAGCAAATGCTAAATATGAAATCACAGACGAACGCGAAATAGGACAAGAAATTAATCTTCATTTTATTGCAGAACTTTATGATGAGCAAAATGATGCTTTAAAAGCATTATTGGAAAAAGATGCTGGTATTTTATCAGCAGGAACAGGCTTTGGAAAAACAGTTGTCGCATCAAGCCTTATTGCAGAACGCAAGACCAATACATTAATTCTTGTTCAATCACACGCTTTGCTTGAACAGTGGAAAAAAGCAATAAAACAATTTCTTGATTTTACTCCTGGGACAATTGCAGCTGGAAAAGATAAATCAACTGGAATTGTCGATATTGCTATTGTAAACTCTCTGATTGAAAAGGGTTCTGATGAAGTTAAACCTCGTTCATATAAATACGGAATGTTAATTGTTGATGAATGCCACCATGTATCTGCTTTTTCTACAGAAAATCTTGTTGCAAGTTTTAAAGCAAAATATGTTTATGGGCTTACGGCAACTCCAATTCGTCGTGATGGACATCAGAAAATAATCTTTTATCAATGCGGTTCTGTTTTATATTCTACGACAACAAAACAGATGAATGAAGCGCAGGATTTTGCACATTATTTTATTCCGCGATTTTCCAGTTTTCATTATGTACCGGAGCTTACGGATTCAGATTCAAAAAATCCTTCGATAAATCAGTATTATGAAAAACTAATTTCTAATTCTGTTCGCAATGAACTGATTATTGAGGATGTGAAAAATGCTGTAAAAACTGGACGCACCCCACTGATTCTATCAGAACGAATTGAGCATCTGTATCTCTTATATGAACAGCTTGCTGATTCAGCACAAAATGTGATTTTCATTACAGGACGTGGTACTCAAAAACAAAAGAATGAAATCCTTGAAAAATTGAGAGCCGTTCCATCTGATGAATCACTAATAATTCTTGCAACAGGTAAATATGCGGGCGAAGGTTTTGATTATCCGCGTATTGATACTTTGATGTTAGCTATGCCTTTTAGCTGGAAAGGAACTCTGGCCCAATATTGTGGACGCTTACACAGAAACTTTGCTGGCAAAAATGAAGTTCAAATTTTTGATTATGTTGATTACCGAATTCCAGTATTTGACAGAATGTATCAGAATAGGCTTAAAGGTTATAATCATCTTGGTTATTCTATAAAACCAAATATTTCTGAAAATGCAGAAACAGCCACAGAATCAAAATTATATTCTGCAGAAGATTACAAATCAGACTTTAACAAAGACATTTTATCCGCAACTTCAAAAATCATTATCAGTGTTCCATATCTTTCAAAAGCGGAAGTTCAGGATTTTGTTTTGAGTTCTACAGCGCTACTTGTAAAAGGGGCTAATATTCAAATTCTTGTACGTAAACAAGATGATGAAGCAAAACAGAAGAAAATAGATCCTTGTATAAAAATGCTTGAGAATATCGGTATAAAAGTTATTGAACAAGAAAATGCTTCACAAAAAATTGCAATAATTGATGAAAAGATTTTATGGTACGGTAATATCAACTTTTTAGGATATACCGAAAACGAAGAATGCTGTATGCGGATTGTTGATAATAAAATTGCTTCGGAAATTGAAGTGGAGATATTAAAATGA
- a CDS encoding GNAT family N-acetyltransferase, whose product MIKEISKNEFAECVNVIKKSFQTVADEFGFTIENAPRFTAFATTVERLFYQLEYEHRLMMAYFSDEGKLLGYFSLMFLENSECELSNLCVLPEFRHQKIGEALLENAMSRARNKGCKKMKLGIVEENKRIRAWYEKHGFTHTHTVKYDYFPFTCGYMERDL is encoded by the coding sequence ATGATAAAGGAAATAAGCAAAAACGAATTCGCAGAATGCGTAAACGTAATAAAAAAAAGTTTCCAGACTGTTGCAGACGAGTTTGGTTTTACAATCGAAAATGCACCGCGTTTTACAGCGTTTGCAACTACAGTAGAACGATTATTCTATCAGCTTGAATATGAACACAGGCTTATGATGGCTTATTTTTCTGATGAGGGAAAACTTTTAGGTTATTTTTCGCTGATGTTTCTGGAGAACTCTGAATGCGAACTTAGCAATCTTTGTGTACTGCCGGAATTCCGACATCAAAAAATTGGTGAAGCTTTGCTGGAAAATGCTATGTCCCGCGCCAGAAATAAAGGTTGCAAAAAAATGAAATTAGGAATTGTCGAAGAAAATAAGAGAATCCGAGCCTGGTATGAAAAGCACGGTTTTACTCACACCCATACTGTGAAATATGATTACTTCCCATTCACCTGCGGGTATATGGAAAGGGATTTATAA
- a CDS encoding MerR family transcriptional regulator, translating to MEKDELLKISELADFFGTTPKALRLYEKKGILVPCKIDPLTGYRYYSADQVKKLNVLVELQELGFTLNEIKKIMKGGLKSQAFLDALYSKKVEWEQKKSEIQSKIGAIENIEQNLSRKIGTKEITEMTEDERAWFLLNAVCVEELKASKVLSDAIWV from the coding sequence ATGGAAAAAGATGAATTATTAAAAATCAGTGAGCTTGCAGATTTTTTTGGAACAACACCGAAGGCTCTGCGTCTTTATGAAAAAAAAGGTATTTTAGTTCCCTGCAAGATAGATCCTCTAACTGGTTATCGTTATTACTCTGCCGACCAGGTAAAAAAACTCAACGTACTTGTAGAGCTGCAGGAATTAGGTTTTACACTTAACGAAATCAAAAAAATTATGAAGGGTGGGCTTAAATCGCAGGCCTTTCTGGATGCGCTTTATTCTAAAAAAGTGGAATGGGAACAAAAGAAAAGCGAGATACAGAGTAAAATCGGCGCAATAGAAAATATAGAACAGAACCTCTCACGCAAAATCGGTACAAAAGAAATCACAGAAATGACAGAGGATGAACGGGCCTGGTTTTTGCTCAATGCGGTTTGTGTGGAAGAACTCAAGGCTTCAAAAGTTTTGAGTGATGCTATATGGGTATAA
- a CDS encoding ABC transporter transmembrane domain-containing protein has translation MLKKLEIKKQYLQLLALRLPFEAVRNLINALFLKQAFEAIEALDFVRLDVVCGLFLFANLLLFTYNGTVWRFFAAFYAGFQKKLKLYIFNKLLAKPIEEIDKLASGDVLLRINQDAQMTAAIYGEPWNLVFLVNGIANLLLSAILFCIFDSKLFLIVLAFVIPHILIITWIVSPRLSSIQNKIQKASAELTDMYESFVNMADTVFLYDCSDFFLKKIKIKNLELKLLFIKKALYKAIEHAVMPLFGIMGYLVLMFLGAEKINAGIITLGSLLYAFQLRGGIIMSANMIATSVTTISVNKAGLKRLKEL, from the coding sequence ATGCTGAAAAAACTTGAAATCAAAAAACAGTATTTGCAGCTGCTTGCTTTACGACTTCCTTTCGAGGCCGTCAGAAATCTCATAAATGCGCTTTTCCTAAAACAGGCTTTTGAAGCAATTGAGGCTTTGGATTTTGTGAGGCTTGATGTTGTGTGCGGACTTTTTTTGTTTGCTAATTTATTGCTGTTCACTTATAACGGAACTGTGTGGCGTTTTTTTGCAGCTTTTTATGCAGGCTTTCAAAAGAAATTAAAGTTGTATATTTTCAACAAGCTTCTTGCAAAACCAATCGAAGAAATTGATAAACTAGCTTCAGGCGATGTTCTTTTACGGATAAATCAGGATGCACAGATGACCGCCGCAATTTATGGCGAACCCTGGAATCTTGTGTTTCTTGTGAATGGAATTGCAAATCTTCTTTTGTCTGCAATCTTATTCTGTATTTTTGATTCGAAATTATTTCTGATTGTGCTTGCTTTTGTGATTCCTCATATTCTGATTATAACCTGGATTGTGTCACCGCGCTTGAGTTCCATTCAGAATAAAATACAAAAGGCTTCCGCAGAATTAACCGACATGTATGAGTCTTTCGTAAATATGGCCGATACAGTTTTTCTGTATGACTGTTCTGATTTTTTTCTGAAGAAAATAAAAATCAAAAATCTGGAATTAAAACTGCTCTTCATAAAAAAGGCTTTATACAAAGCGATTGAGCATGCTGTTATGCCGCTCTTTGGAATAATGGGATATCTTGTTCTCATGTTCCTTGGAGCAGAGAAAATCAATGCAGGAATAATTACACTCGGCTCTCTGCTTTATGCGTTTCAGCTCCGTGGCGGTATTATTATGTCAGCGAATATGATTGCTACCAGCGTTACAACAATTTCTGTAAATAAAGCGGGATTAAAGAGACTGAAGGAATTGTAA
- a CDS encoding class I SAM-dependent methyltransferase — translation MMKQKKFLNIWNQTPMRFENNIRIFGKENDGDYFSDEDVRRWQNKYFQENFYTDKLLLNKASRKLLDEITKNKEAYIDLACGPGMGLIPSIKQLSSSISCLAADANLTLLNEWKKWLNDRQTGEDIDFAQFSLFDIPIEDSTVKACGGFLCLSSTRFGNKEFDTALSEIYRILVPKGRLYVIENEWLNVPSILDVFEKSNIQPWTCFLEEQISWQQRFLDKGFEILSKEPYMTRILRGENNELGKAAEQLGKKIEMQWNAFILEKI, via the coding sequence ATGATGAAGCAAAAGAAGTTCTTAAACATCTGGAATCAAACACCTATGAGATTTGAAAATAATATCAGAATATTCGGCAAGGAAAATGACGGCGATTATTTTTCTGATGAAGATGTCCGCAGGTGGCAGAATAAATATTTTCAAGAAAACTTTTACACTGATAAACTTCTTCTGAACAAAGCATCCCGTAAACTGCTCGATGAAATCACAAAAAACAAAGAGGCTTATATTGATCTTGCCTGCGGACCGGGAATGGGCTTGATTCCTTCGATTAAGCAGTTGAGTTCTTCTATTTCGTGTCTTGCTGCCGATGCAAATCTGACTCTTTTAAATGAATGGAAAAAATGGCTGAATGATAGGCAAACCGGTGAAGATATTGATTTTGCGCAGTTTTCATTATTTGATATACCCATTGAAGATTCCACTGTAAAAGCCTGCGGTGGTTTTCTCTGCCTCTCAAGCACCAGATTCGGAAACAAAGAATTTGATACAGCCTTATCGGAAATTTATCGAATACTGGTTCCTAAAGGTCGTCTTTATGTAATCGAGAATGAGTGGTTGAATGTTCCATCAATTTTAGATGTATTTGAGAAGAGTAATATTCAACCTTGGACTTGTTTTCTGGAAGAGCAGATTTCATGGCAGCAAAGATTTCTTGATAAAGGCTTTGAGATTCTTAGTAAGGAACCTTATATGACACGCATTCTTCGAGGCGAAAATAACGAGCTTGGAAAGGCTGCCGAACAACTTGGCAAAAAAATTGAAATGCAATGGAATGCATTCATTTTGGAAAAAATATAG
- a CDS encoding GNAT family N-acetyltransferase: protein MEIKEISELENKSYWISKINEADWRAAQFLVQLLESGNFYDHCGSTSKLFLLFNNLDLISFCTYAEKDEIPETNLTPWIGFVYTFPQFRGKRRIGILIDHIYHLAKNEGFKNIYISTDQPGLYENFGFTFKEKLKDRWDGETLVYKRPIY from the coding sequence ATGGAAATTAAAGAAATATCAGAACTAGAAAATAAATCCTACTGGATTTCAAAAATTAATGAAGCTGACTGGCGTGCTGCACAGTTTCTTGTCCAGCTACTGGAATCTGGAAATTTTTATGATCACTGTGGCAGCACCTCAAAACTTTTTCTGCTTTTTAATAACTTAGATTTAATTTCCTTCTGTACTTATGCAGAAAAAGACGAGATTCCAGAAACTAATCTCACCCCATGGATTGGTTTTGTATATACATTTCCGCAGTTCCGCGGAAAACGAAGAATTGGGATTCTGATAGACCACATCTATCATCTGGCAAAAAATGAAGGTTTCAAAAATATTTATATTTCGACTGATCAGCCAGGACTCTATGAAAATTTTGGTTTTACTTTTAAGGAAAAACTAAAAGACCGTTGGGACGGAGAAACTCTTGTCTACAAGCGTCCAATATACTAG
- a CDS encoding ABC transporter transmembrane domain-containing protein yields the protein MIFLTFIADIIFLAVNLVWNKYLANLIDLVTAGNVGAGEAGNSSIQGMLVELLIILAAFIFMSGANAFISGTTTARINYELRQNYIESIARNSVSFMRAKEMAVSGGEMTSVLLNEFNAVSVFISENLFFIFDSFIKFLGTFGWFIFLNPFLAFSSNLPVFLIILYVSFSCKILKNYTIKANEENAKLNGVTESLMSLFPVIRLYQAQKFILTNYKNRLEAWEKLNISMEKKKALLMSISAVMTCIPLLLLVLIGGNLVIKGEMTVGELYIFINLSGNVSGILMNMPSFIMQFRIFAGNLQKINKAGEDK from the coding sequence ATGATTTTTCTGACTTTTATAGCAGATATTATTTTTCTTGCGGTTAATCTTGTCTGGAATAAATATCTGGCAAATCTGATTGACCTTGTAACAGCGGGGAATGTTGGAGCGGGCGAAGCAGGTAACTCATCTATTCAAGGAATGCTCGTAGAACTTCTGATTATTCTTGCTGCCTTTATTTTTATGAGTGGGGCAAACGCATTTATTTCCGGTACAACTACAGCCAGAATAAATTATGAGTTAAGACAAAATTATATCGAAAGCATTGCGCGTAATAGTGTTTCATTTATGAGAGCAAAAGAGATGGCGGTGAGCGGCGGTGAAATGACTTCTGTGCTATTGAATGAGTTTAATGCAGTTAGTGTTTTTATTTCTGAAAATCTGTTTTTCATCTTTGATAGTTTTATAAAATTTCTTGGTACCTTCGGGTGGTTTATTTTTTTGAATCCGTTTCTTGCGTTTTCTTCAAACCTGCCTGTCTTTCTGATTATTCTTTACGTTTCTTTTTCGTGTAAGATTTTGAAGAATTATACAATAAAAGCAAATGAAGAAAATGCAAAGCTGAATGGCGTTACAGAAAGTCTGATGTCGCTTTTCCCGGTAATCAGATTGTATCAGGCACAAAAATTCATACTGACAAATTACAAGAACAGACTTGAGGCATGGGAAAAACTGAATATCTCCATGGAAAAAAAGAAAGCACTTTTGATGTCAATTTCTGCAGTGATGACATGCATACCTTTGCTGCTTTTAGTTTTGATTGGCGGCAATCTGGTTATCAAAGGCGAAATGACAGTGGGCGAACTTTATATTTTTATAAATCTTTCGGGGAACGTTTCTGGCATTTTGATGAACATGCCGTCCTTTATAATGCAGTTCCGTATCTTTGCAGGAAATCTCCAGAAAATCAACAAAGCAGGAGAAGACAAATGA
- a CDS encoding class I SAM-dependent methyltransferase: MNTINNQKNVKEQYANAGNLNTRISIHQKYSTNKMGFGNWIFSNYKITEGMKVLELGCGTGDMWKGHVDLMSKCSKIILSDFSEGMLENAKTNIGSNANVEYQIIDIQDIPFEDESFDVVIANMMLYHVPDMKRGLSEVRRVLKTGGAFYCATFGEHGIIEYLSKTLGAYGIEDNVNKNFTLQNGKELLAPFFSNVQRLNYEDSLAVTDIDDLVEYIYSLSSMTTLSTVPKKEIHDLLTKQMVDGILSVPKEYGMFCCRKGL, encoded by the coding sequence GTGAATACAATTAATAACCAGAAAAATGTAAAAGAACAATACGCAAACGCAGGAAACTTGAATACACGCATTTCAATTCATCAAAAATATTCCACAAATAAAATGGGGTTTGGAAACTGGATTTTTTCGAATTATAAAATCACAGAGGGCATGAAGGTGCTGGAGCTCGGCTGCGGTACAGGCGATATGTGGAAAGGTCATGTAGATTTGATGAGCAAGTGTTCAAAAATTATTCTCTCTGATTTTTCTGAAGGAATGCTTGAAAACGCAAAGACCAATATCGGGTCCAATGCCAATGTTGAATATCAGATAATTGATATTCAGGATATTCCTTTTGAAGACGAGAGCTTTGATGTTGTGATTGCAAATATGATGCTTTATCATGTGCCGGATATGAAGCGAGGTTTGTCTGAAGTTCGCAGAGTTCTGAAAACAGGTGGAGCCTTTTACTGCGCAACTTTTGGAGAACACGGAATTATTGAATATCTTTCCAAGACTTTAGGCGCTTATGGTATTGAAGATAATGTAAATAAAAACTTCACACTTCAAAATGGAAAAGAACTTCTTGCCCCCTTCTTTTCTAATGTCCAAAGATTGAACTACGAAGATTCACTCGCTGTAACAGATATTGATGATCTGGTTGAATATATTTATTCACTTTCCAGTATGACTACACTGAGCACCGTACCGAAAAAAGAAATACATGACCTTCTTACAAAGCAGATGGTCGATGGTATTTTGTCAGTTCCAAAAGAATACGGCATGTTCTGCTGCAGAAAAGGATTATAA
- a CDS encoding histidine phosphatase family protein, translating to MKTIITIQHTQSVHHTNGMVGSWTDWDLTEKGIEQAKRIGEKLQAELGDRAQDFVLYSSDLIRTKQTAEQVGKALNLTPKLRTELRERNLGKCCGKSVQWLLENLERDEKTIDDKMFSDGESRRDEWNRLKPFFDEIMSSNEQNIIIVSHGDLLSVFNIMFLGLGVETLNTCEMHGAAGGVSIMLETDDGKRIIKKVSDMSYMN from the coding sequence GTGAAAACTATAATCACAATTCAGCACACACAATCGGTTCATCACACAAACGGGATGGTTGGTTCCTGGACAGACTGGGATCTTACAGAAAAAGGAATTGAACAGGCAAAAAGAATCGGCGAAAAGTTACAGGCAGAACTTGGTGATCGTGCACAAGATTTTGTTTTATATTCTTCTGATTTGATTCGTACAAAACAGACTGCAGAACAAGTTGGAAAAGCTCTGAATCTTACACCAAAACTTCGTACAGAATTGCGGGAAAGAAATCTTGGTAAATGCTGCGGAAAGTCTGTTCAATGGCTGCTAGAAAATCTGGAACGTGATGAGAAAACTATAGACGACAAAATGTTTTCCGATGGTGAAAGCCGCCGTGACGAATGGAATCGCCTGAAGCCCTTCTTTGATGAGATTATGTCGAGTAACGAACAGAACATAATCATCGTTTCACACGGAGATTTATTGAGTGTATTCAATATCATGTTTCTAGGGCTGGGCGTGGAGACCTTAAACACTTGCGAAATGCATGGCGCTGCAGGCGGCGTTTCAATTATGCTTGAAACCGACGACGGAAAACGTATCATCAAAAAAGTCAGCGATATGTCATATATGAATTAG
- a CDS encoding ATP-binding cassette domain-containing protein, protein MIQIENLTYSYDQKTVLKNLNLTIPDGMKIGIIGESGSGKTTLIKLISGLYEVQQGKIYTEGKMSVVMQGNKLFPFTIRENITCGHEIPEEQIWDTVRIAQLEEWVKSLPDGIDTFTGVRGDNVSGGQAQRICIARAIAQNPQILILDEATSALDMETSAHLIEALQNWWKERTVISIAHRKEALDFCDKIYRLEEGVLC, encoded by the coding sequence ATGATACAAATCGAAAATCTTACATATTCTTACGATCAAAAAACTGTACTAAAAAATCTGAATCTTACAATTCCTGATGGAATGAAAATCGGAATAATCGGTGAAAGCGGTTCCGGAAAGACAACTTTGATTAAATTAATTTCTGGTCTTTACGAAGTTCAGCAAGGTAAAATTTACACAGAAGGAAAAATGTCTGTGGTAATGCAGGGAAACAAACTCTTCCCATTTACCATAAGAGAAAACATCACCTGCGGTCATGAAATTCCGGAAGAGCAGATTTGGGATACGGTTAGAATTGCTCAGCTTGAAGAATGGGTAAAATCTCTCCCAGATGGTATAGATACTTTTACAGGCGTACGTGGGGATAATGTTTCTGGCGGACAGGCACAAAGAATCTGCATTGCAAGAGCGATTGCACAGAATCCTCAGATTTTGATTTTAGATGAAGCTACCTCTGCACTGGACATGGAAACTTCTGCCCATCTTATTGAAGCCCTGCAGAACTGGTGGAAAGAGCGGACAGTAATTTCCATTGCACACAGAAAAGAGGCTCTTGATTTTTGCGATAAAATCTATCGGCTGGAGGAAGGCGTTTTATGCTGA
- a CDS encoding class I SAM-dependent methyltransferase — MDLHDFKDVAENYDRYLDVMYAHENSMHENFQEFYLELAKKYGSGGVVDVACGTGAVLLYLAERGIIADGTDISEEMCKVAGAKAEKLGLKLNIYPADMTKFNSGRKYSLAIIARSGFMHLPDTKTQKTALLNLRNQLTPGGILTLNTFDPWPSAQAAQINTSPEDYSFRLEYVNSDGNREKIYNAISYNLYTQQMYGNWKFETYNEAGEIIGERIRPLLMRQTYRSEMFLLAELCGFEVVDIYRGYKGDKEDLNDPSSASKYNSNLIWILKRKD; from the coding sequence ATGGACTTACACGATTTCAAAGATGTTGCAGAAAATTACGACCGTTATTTAGACGTAATGTATGCGCATGAAAATTCCATGCACGAAAACTTTCAGGAGTTTTATCTTGAGCTTGCCAAAAAGTACGGCAGCGGCGGCGTTGTTGATGTTGCCTGCGGAACTGGTGCAGTTCTGCTCTATCTTGCAGAGCGTGGCATTATTGCTGATGGAACTGACATTTCTGAGGAAATGTGCAAAGTAGCCGGAGCTAAAGCAGAAAAGCTTGGTCTCAAACTCAACATTTATCCAGCCGACATGACAAAGTTTAACTCAGGTAGAAAGTACTCTCTTGCAATTATTGCCCGAAGCGGTTTTATGCACCTGCCAGATACAAAAACTCAAAAGACAGCACTCCTGAATCTTCGCAATCAGCTTACTCCGGGCGGCATCCTCACGCTCAATACCTTTGATCCATGGCCATCAGCTCAGGCTGCTCAGATTAACACAAGTCCAGAAGATTATAGCTTCCGTCTTGAGTATGTGAACAGCGACGGCAACCGTGAAAAGATCTATAACGCAATCTCATATAATCTTTACACACAGCAGATGTACGGCAACTGGAAATTCGAAACGTACAACGAAGCGGGTGAAATTATTGGAGAGCGTATTCGTCCTCTCTTAATGCGTCAGACATACAGAAGCGAAATGTTCCTGCTGGCAGAGCTCTGTGGTTTTGAAGTTGTGGACATATACCGCGGTTACAAAGGTGACAAGGAAGATTTGAATGATCCATCGTCAGCATCAAAATACAACAGCAATCTTATCTGGATTTTGAAAAGGAAGGATTAA